One window of Klebsiella quasivariicola genomic DNA carries:
- the prlC gene encoding oligopeptidase A: protein MTNPLLTPFSLPPFSAIKPEHVVPAVTKALEDCRAAVESAVAHGAPYSWENLCQPLAEVDDVLGRIFSPVSHLNSVKNSPELREAYEQTLPLLSEYSTWVGQHEGLYKAYRDLRDGDNYATLNTALKKAVDNALRDFELSGIGLPPEAQKRYGEIAARLSELGNQYSNNVLDATMGWNKLVTDVADLAGMPESALAAAQAQAQAKEQEGYLLTLDIPSYLPVMTYCDNQALREEMYRAYSTRASDQGPNAGKWDNSPVMAEILALRHELAQLLGFDSYAFKSLATKMAEDPQQVLDFLTDLAKRARPQGEKELAQLRAFAKAEFGVDELQPWDIAYYSEKQKQHLYSINDEQLRPYFPENKAVNGLFEVVKRIYGITAKERTDVDVWHPEVRFFELYDENNELRGSFYLDLYAREHKRGGAWMDDCVGQMRKLDGSLQKPVAYLTCNFNRPVNGKPALFTHDEVITLFHEFGHGLHHMLTRIDTAGVSGISGVPWDAVELPSQFMENWCWEPEALAFISGHYETGEPLPQELLEKMLAAKNYQAAMFILRQLEFGLFDFRLHAEYKPEQGAKILETLAEIKKQVAVVPGPTWGRFPHAFSHIFAGGYAAGYYSYLWADVLAADAFSRFEEEGIFNRETGQSFLDNILSRGGSEEPMVLFKRFRGREPQLDAMLEHYGIKG, encoded by the coding sequence ATGACCAATCCATTACTGACGCCTTTTTCCCTGCCGCCTTTTTCTGCGATCAAACCAGAGCACGTGGTCCCTGCGGTCACCAAAGCGCTGGAGGATTGCCGGGCCGCGGTGGAAAGCGCGGTGGCGCACGGCGCGCCGTATAGCTGGGAAAATCTTTGCCAGCCGCTGGCAGAAGTGGACGATGTGCTGGGACGCATCTTCTCGCCTGTCAGCCATCTGAATTCGGTAAAAAACAGCCCGGAACTGCGTGAGGCCTACGAACAGACGCTGCCGCTGCTCTCGGAGTACAGCACCTGGGTCGGCCAGCATGAAGGCCTGTATAAAGCCTACCGCGACCTGCGCGATGGCGATAACTACGCCACCTTGAATACCGCGCTGAAAAAAGCGGTCGATAACGCGCTGCGCGATTTTGAATTATCCGGGATTGGCCTGCCGCCCGAGGCGCAGAAACGCTACGGCGAAATCGCTGCGCGCCTCTCTGAGCTGGGCAACCAGTACAGCAACAACGTCCTCGACGCTACCATGGGCTGGAACAAGCTGGTGACCGACGTCGCCGATCTGGCCGGTATGCCGGAAAGCGCGCTGGCCGCCGCTCAGGCTCAGGCGCAAGCCAAAGAGCAGGAAGGGTATCTGCTGACCCTGGATATCCCGAGCTATCTGCCGGTGATGACCTACTGCGACAACCAGGCGCTGCGCGAAGAGATGTACCGCGCTTACTCCACCCGCGCTTCCGATCAGGGGCCGAACGCCGGGAAATGGGATAACAGCCCGGTGATGGCGGAGATCCTCGCGCTGCGTCACGAGCTGGCGCAACTGCTGGGTTTTGACAGCTATGCCTTTAAATCCCTCGCCACCAAAATGGCGGAGGATCCGCAGCAGGTGCTCGACTTCCTCACCGACCTGGCAAAACGCGCCCGTCCGCAGGGCGAAAAAGAGCTGGCCCAGCTGCGCGCCTTCGCCAAAGCCGAGTTTGGCGTTGATGAACTGCAGCCGTGGGATATCGCTTACTACAGCGAAAAACAGAAACAGCACCTCTACAGCATCAACGATGAGCAGCTGCGCCCCTATTTCCCGGAAAACAAAGCCGTTAACGGCCTGTTCGAAGTGGTTAAGCGCATTTATGGCATCACCGCCAAAGAGCGTACCGATGTCGATGTGTGGCATCCGGAAGTGCGCTTCTTCGAGCTGTATGATGAAAACAATGAGCTGCGCGGCAGCTTCTATCTCGACCTGTATGCCCGCGAGCATAAGCGCGGCGGGGCGTGGATGGACGACTGCGTCGGCCAGATGCGTAAACTGGATGGTTCCCTGCAGAAGCCGGTCGCCTACCTGACCTGTAACTTCAACCGCCCGGTCAACGGCAAGCCGGCGCTGTTCACCCATGACGAAGTGATCACCCTGTTCCACGAGTTCGGCCACGGTCTGCACCATATGCTGACCCGCATCGACACCGCCGGGGTTTCCGGCATCAGCGGGGTGCCGTGGGATGCGGTCGAGCTGCCGAGCCAGTTTATGGAGAACTGGTGCTGGGAGCCGGAAGCGCTGGCGTTTATCTCCGGTCATTATGAAACCGGTGAACCGCTGCCGCAGGAGCTGCTGGAGAAAATGCTGGCGGCGAAAAACTACCAGGCGGCGATGTTTATTCTGCGCCAGCTGGAGTTCGGCCTGTTCGATTTCCGCCTGCACGCGGAGTACAAGCCGGAGCAGGGGGCGAAAATCCTCGAAACCCTGGCCGAGATTAAAAAGCAGGTCGCCGTGGTGCCGGGCCCGACCTGGGGCCGTTTCCCGCATGCGTTTAGCCATATCTTCGCCGGCGGCTACGCGGCGGGTTACTACAGCTACCTGTGGGCCGACGTGCTGGCCGCAGACGCCTTCTCACGCTTCGAAGAAGAGGGGATTTTCAACCGCGAAACCGGTCAGTCGTTCCTCGACAATATCCTGAGCCGCGGCGGTTCCGAAGAGCCGATGGTGCTGTTCAAACGCTTCCGCGGACGCGAGCCGCAGCTGGACGCGATGCTGGAGCACTACGGGATCAAAGGCTGA
- the rsmJ gene encoding 16S rRNA (guanine(1516)-N(2))-methyltransferase RsmJ, translated as MKICLIDETGAGDGALSVLAARWGLEQDDDNLMALVLTAEHLELRKRDEPKLGGIFVDFVGGAMAHRRKFGGGRGEAVAKAVGIKGDYLPDVVDATAGLGRDAFVLASVGCRVRMLERNPVVAALLDDGLARGYADAEIGGWLQERLQLIHASSLTALTDITPRPQVVYLDPMFPHKQKSALVKKEMRVFQSLVGPDLDADGLLAPARQLATKRVVVKRPDYAPPLADVATPNAVVTKGHRFDIYAGTPE; from the coding sequence GTGAAGATCTGCTTAATTGATGAAACAGGCGCCGGTGACGGCGCCTTATCTGTTTTAGCCGCCCGCTGGGGGCTGGAGCAGGATGACGATAACCTGATGGCGCTGGTGCTGACGGCGGAGCATCTGGAGCTGCGCAAGCGCGATGAGCCCAAGCTTGGCGGCATCTTTGTCGATTTCGTCGGCGGGGCGATGGCTCATCGCCGCAAGTTTGGCGGCGGCCGCGGTGAAGCGGTGGCTAAAGCGGTGGGCATCAAAGGCGATTATCTGCCGGATGTGGTTGACGCCACCGCCGGCCTTGGGCGCGATGCCTTTGTGCTGGCGTCGGTCGGCTGTCGCGTGCGGATGCTGGAGCGCAATCCGGTGGTCGCTGCGCTGCTCGATGATGGCCTGGCGCGCGGCTATGCTGACGCGGAAATCGGCGGCTGGCTGCAGGAACGGCTGCAGCTGATCCATGCCTCCAGCCTGACGGCGCTGACCGATATCACCCCGCGCCCGCAGGTGGTCTACCTCGATCCGATGTTCCCGCATAAGCAGAAAAGCGCGCTGGTGAAGAAAGAGATGCGCGTCTTTCAGTCGCTGGTGGGGCCGGATTTAGACGCCGATGGTCTGTTGGCGCCAGCGCGTCAGTTGGCGACCAAACGAGTGGTAGTCAAGCGCCCGGATTATGCGCCGCCGCTGGCGGATGTCGCCACGCCGAACGCGGTGGTGACCAAAGGACATCGGTTTGATATTTACGCCGGTACGCCGGAATAA
- the uspA gene encoding universal stress protein UspA — MAYKHILIAVDLSPESKVLVEKAVSMARPYNAKVSLIHVDVNYSDLYTGLIDVNLGDMQKRISEETHHALTELSTNAGYPITETLSGSGDLGQVLVDAIKKYDMDLVVCGHHQDFWSKLMSSARQLINTVHVDMLIVPLRDEEDE, encoded by the coding sequence ATGGCTTACAAACATATTCTTATTGCAGTAGACCTGTCCCCGGAGAGTAAAGTACTGGTTGAAAAAGCCGTTTCTATGGCCCGCCCGTATAACGCGAAAGTCTCCCTGATCCACGTGGATGTGAACTACTCCGACCTCTACACCGGGCTGATTGACGTTAACCTCGGCGATATGCAGAAACGCATCTCCGAAGAGACCCATCACGCGCTGACCGAGCTCTCAACCAACGCGGGCTACCCGATCACCGAGACCCTGAGCGGCAGCGGCGACCTCGGCCAGGTGCTGGTCGATGCGATTAAAAAATACGATATGGACCTGGTGGTCTGCGGCCATCATCAGGACTTCTGGAGCAAGCTGATGTCCTCTGCCCGCCAGCTGATCAACACCGTTCATGTCGACATGCTGATCGTCCCGCTGCGCGACGAAGAAGACGAATAA
- the uspB gene encoding universal stress protein UspB, producing the protein MISTIALFWALCVVCVVNMARYFSSLRALLVVLRGCDPLLYQYVDGGGFFTSHGQPSKQMRLVWYIYAQRYRDHHDDEFIRRCERVRRQFILTSALCGLVVVSLIALMIWH; encoded by the coding sequence ATGATCAGCACTATTGCGCTGTTTTGGGCCCTGTGTGTCGTTTGTGTGGTGAATATGGCACGCTACTTCTCATCGTTGCGTGCATTATTGGTTGTGCTACGTGGTTGCGATCCCTTGCTCTATCAGTACGTCGATGGCGGCGGCTTTTTTACCTCGCACGGGCAGCCCAGCAAACAGATGCGGCTGGTGTGGTATATCTATGCCCAGCGCTACCGTGACCATCACGATGATGAATTTATTCGTCGCTGCGAACGTGTCCGTCGCCAGTTTATCCTGACCAGCGCCCTGTGCGGTCTGGTGGTGGTGAGCCTGATTGCGCTGATGATCTGGCACTAA
- the pitA gene encoding inorganic phosphate transporter PitA, which yields MLHLFAGLDLHTGLLLLLALAFVLFYEAINGFHDTANAVATVIYTRAMRSQLAVAMAALFNFFGVLLGGLSVAYAIVHMLPTDLLLNMGSAHGLAMVFSMLLAAIIWNLGTWYFGLPASSSHTLIGAIIGIGLTNALMTGTSVVDALNIPKVIGIFASLIISPIVGLVIAGGLIFLLRRYWSGTKKRARIHLTPAEREKKDGKKKPPFWTRIALILSAIGVSFSHGANDGQKGIGLVMLVLIGVAPAGFVVNMNASGYEITRTRDAVNNVETFFQQRPELLKKATGVDQLVPSPDTNTAANGEFHCHPANTINALDRVKIMLTGVENYESLKPEQRGQLRRIMLCISDTTDKVAKLPDVSADDQRLLKKLKTDMLSTIEYAPIWIIMAVALALGIGTMIGWRRVATTIGEKIGKKGMTYAQGMSAQMTAAVSIGLASYTGMPVSTTHVLSSSVAGTMLVDGGGLQKKTVTSILMAWVLTLPAAIILSGVLYWLSLKLI from the coding sequence ATGCTACATTTATTTGCCGGTCTGGATTTACATACCGGACTATTATTATTGCTTGCTTTAGCTTTTGTACTGTTCTACGAAGCGATTAACGGTTTCCATGATACCGCAAACGCGGTAGCTACGGTTATCTACACTCGCGCCATGCGGTCGCAGCTCGCGGTAGCGATGGCAGCGCTCTTCAACTTCTTCGGCGTTCTGCTGGGTGGTCTCAGCGTAGCCTATGCCATCGTGCATATGCTGCCGACCGATCTGCTGCTTAACATGGGTTCCGCGCATGGCCTCGCCATGGTGTTCTCTATGCTGCTGGCGGCAATCATCTGGAACCTCGGCACCTGGTACTTCGGTCTTCCGGCCTCCAGTTCTCATACCCTGATTGGCGCCATCATCGGCATTGGTTTAACCAACGCGCTGATGACCGGCACCTCCGTGGTTGATGCGCTGAATATCCCGAAAGTCATCGGTATTTTTGCTTCGCTTATCATCTCGCCCATCGTCGGCCTGGTGATCGCGGGCGGCCTGATTTTCCTGCTGCGTCGCTACTGGAGCGGAACCAAAAAACGGGCACGTATCCACCTGACTCCCGCGGAACGTGAAAAGAAAGACGGCAAGAAAAAGCCGCCGTTCTGGACCCGTATCGCACTGATCCTCTCTGCTATCGGCGTGTCGTTCTCTCACGGCGCTAACGATGGGCAGAAAGGCATTGGTCTGGTGATGCTGGTACTGATTGGCGTCGCGCCGGCGGGCTTCGTGGTGAATATGAATGCCTCTGGTTACGAAATCACCCGTACCCGCGATGCGGTCAACAACGTGGAAACCTTCTTCCAGCAGCGCCCTGAACTGCTGAAAAAAGCCACCGGTGTCGATCAGCTGGTTCCTTCTCCGGATACCAATACCGCGGCCAACGGCGAGTTCCACTGCCATCCGGCGAACACCATCAACGCTCTTGACCGCGTGAAAATCATGCTGACCGGCGTTGAGAACTACGAGTCGCTAAAACCGGAACAGCGCGGCCAGCTGCGTCGCATCATGCTCTGCATCTCCGACACCACCGACAAAGTGGCGAAGCTGCCGGACGTGAGCGCTGACGACCAGCGTCTGCTGAAGAAACTGAAAACCGACATGCTGAGCACCATCGAGTACGCGCCAATCTGGATTATTATGGCGGTCGCGCTGGCGCTGGGTATCGGCACCATGATCGGCTGGCGCCGCGTGGCGACCACCATCGGTGAGAAGATTGGTAAGAAAGGCATGACCTATGCCCAGGGGATGTCGGCCCAGATGACCGCCGCAGTCTCTATCGGTCTGGCGAGCTACACCGGGATGCCGGTTTCTACCACCCACGTGCTCTCCTCCTCTGTTGCGGGGACGATGCTGGTGGATGGCGGTGGTCTGCAGAAAAAGACGGTGACCAGCATTCTGATGGCCTGGGTACTGACCCTGCCGGCAGCGATTATCCTTTCAGGCGTCCTTTACTGGCTCTCCCTGAAACTGATTTAA
- a CDS encoding NAD(P)/FAD-dependent oxidoreductase codes for MERFDAIVVGAGAAGMFCAAQAGQLGCRVLLLDNGKKPGRKILMSGGGRCNFTNMYVEPAAYLSQNPHFCKSALARYTQWDFIELVGKYGIAWHEKTLGQLFCDDSAEQIVNLLLAECEKGGVQIRLRSEILSVERDEQGYRLQVNGETLMTKKLVIASGGLSMPGLGASPFGYKVAEQFGLKVLPTRAGLVPFTLHKPLLEQLQVLSGVSVPSTITAENGTLFRENLLFTHRGLSGPAVLQISSYWQPGEFVTVNLLPDCNLEDFLNEQRSAHPNQSLKNTLAMQLPKRLVECLQQLGQIPDVTLKQLNVRDQQALVETLTAWRVQPNGTEGYRTAEVTLGGVDTNELSSRTMEARKAPGLYFIGEVMDVTGWLGGYNFQWAWSSAWACAQALVEG; via the coding sequence GTGGAAAGGTTTGATGCCATTGTTGTTGGCGCCGGAGCGGCGGGAATGTTTTGCGCAGCGCAGGCGGGCCAGCTCGGCTGCCGCGTCCTGCTGCTCGATAATGGCAAAAAGCCGGGGCGAAAAATTCTGATGTCCGGTGGCGGCCGCTGCAACTTTACCAACATGTATGTTGAGCCCGCGGCGTATCTCAGCCAAAACCCGCATTTTTGCAAATCTGCGCTGGCGCGCTACACCCAGTGGGACTTTATCGAGCTGGTCGGTAAATATGGCATTGCCTGGCACGAGAAAACCCTCGGCCAGCTGTTTTGTGATGATTCGGCGGAGCAAATCGTCAATCTGCTGCTGGCGGAATGCGAAAAGGGCGGTGTGCAGATCCGTCTGCGCAGCGAAATCCTCAGCGTGGAGCGCGATGAACAAGGCTACCGGCTACAGGTGAACGGCGAAACGCTGATGACCAAAAAGCTGGTGATCGCCTCCGGCGGTCTGTCGATGCCAGGACTCGGCGCCTCGCCGTTTGGCTATAAAGTCGCCGAGCAGTTCGGCCTGAAGGTGCTGCCGACCCGCGCGGGACTGGTGCCGTTTACCCTGCATAAGCCGCTGCTCGAGCAGCTGCAAGTGCTTTCTGGCGTCTCGGTGCCTTCTACCATTACCGCCGAGAACGGCACCCTGTTCCGCGAGAACCTGCTCTTTACCCACCGCGGTCTTTCCGGGCCGGCAGTGCTGCAAATTTCCAGCTACTGGCAGCCCGGCGAGTTCGTCACCGTCAATCTGCTACCGGACTGCAATCTTGAGGACTTCCTTAACGAGCAGCGCAGCGCGCATCCCAACCAGAGCCTGAAGAACACCCTGGCGATGCAGTTGCCGAAGCGGCTGGTGGAGTGTCTGCAGCAGCTGGGACAAATACCTGATGTGACGCTCAAGCAACTTAACGTTCGCGATCAGCAGGCGCTGGTGGAGACGTTAACCGCCTGGCGCGTGCAGCCGAACGGCACCGAAGGTTACCGGACGGCGGAGGTGACCCTCGGCGGCGTCGACACCAACGAGCTCTCGTCGCGTACCATGGAAGCGCGTAAGGCGCCGGGTCTCTACTTTATCGGCGAAGTGATGGACGTCACCGGCTGGCTCGGTGGGTATAACTTCCAGTGGGCGTGGTCAAGCGCCTGGGCCTGTGCGCAGGCGCTGGTGGAAGGGTAA
- a CDS encoding magnesium transporter yields MSSIQLCAAHQATSGFDGDAIAQYMRTDFITLQEHLSVHEAREHFISQLASDDIPGQVFVVAGNKLRGSLSVKKLLQEAEVGQSIRYLMDSCLFRVKPGDERPQVIAELSERGLDLVPVVDKGELVGCLMEKEIAHLLEDDVTEDAQLQGATLPLEKPYLEISPWTLWKKRSVWLLLLFVAEAYTSSVLQHFEEALESAIALAFFIPLLIGTGGNSGTQITSTLVRSMALGEVRLRDMGRVIRKEVSTSFLIALTLGLAGCLRAWMMGIGMEITLIVSLTLVCITLWSAIVSSVIPMVLKRIGIDPAVVSAPFIATLIDGTGLIIYFKIAQYFLGLN; encoded by the coding sequence ATGTCTTCCATTCAACTCTGCGCCGCCCATCAGGCGACCTCTGGCTTCGACGGCGATGCGATCGCCCAGTACATGCGTACCGATTTTATTACGCTGCAGGAACATCTCAGCGTCCATGAGGCGCGGGAGCACTTTATCTCCCAGCTGGCCAGCGATGATATTCCCGGCCAGGTATTTGTCGTCGCCGGTAACAAGCTGCGCGGCAGCTTATCAGTCAAAAAACTATTGCAGGAGGCAGAGGTAGGCCAGTCTATTCGCTACCTGATGGACAGCTGCCTGTTCCGCGTTAAACCTGGCGATGAGCGCCCGCAGGTGATTGCCGAGCTCAGCGAGCGCGGCCTCGATCTGGTACCCGTCGTCGATAAAGGCGAGCTGGTCGGCTGCCTGATGGAAAAAGAAATTGCCCATCTGCTGGAGGACGACGTCACCGAAGACGCCCAGCTGCAGGGGGCGACGCTGCCGCTGGAAAAACCGTACCTGGAAATCAGCCCCTGGACGCTGTGGAAGAAGCGCTCGGTGTGGCTGCTGCTGCTGTTCGTGGCCGAAGCCTATACCAGCAGCGTGCTGCAGCATTTCGAAGAGGCGCTGGAATCGGCCATCGCGCTGGCCTTCTTTATTCCGCTGCTGATCGGCACCGGCGGCAACAGCGGAACGCAAATCACCTCGACGCTGGTGCGCTCGATGGCGCTGGGGGAAGTGCGACTGCGCGATATGGGACGGGTGATCCGCAAAGAGGTGTCGACCTCATTTCTGATTGCGCTGACCCTGGGGCTGGCGGGCTGCCTGCGCGCGTGGATGATGGGGATTGGCATGGAAATCACGCTGATCGTCAGCCTGACGCTGGTGTGCATTACCCTGTGGAGCGCGATCGTCTCCTCGGTCATTCCGATGGTGCTTAAGCGGATCGGCATCGACCCGGCGGTGGTTTCCGCGCCGTTTATCGCTACGCTGATTGACGGCACCGGGCTGATTATCTATTTCAAAATCGCCCAGTATTTTCTTGGGTTGAACTGA
- a CDS encoding type II toxin-antitoxin system HicA family toxin, translated as MEQQVLSLRNKQRHTLEQLFKTPVPQGIKWADIESLIKALGGEIKKGRGSRCKFLLNHSIASFHRPHPSPDTDKGAVESVRDWLITIGVKP; from the coding sequence ATGGAGCAGCAGGTTTTATCTTTACGTAATAAACAGCGCCACACGTTGGAGCAACTGTTTAAAACCCCTGTCCCACAGGGCATTAAATGGGCCGACATTGAATCGCTAATTAAAGCGTTAGGCGGGGAGATTAAAAAAGGACGCGGCTCGCGCTGTAAATTTTTGTTGAACCACAGCATTGCCAGCTTTCACAGGCCTCATCCTTCGCCGGATACCGACAAAGGCGCCGTGGAGAGCGTGCGCGATTGGTTAATCACTATAGGGGTAAAACCATGA
- a CDS encoding type II toxin-antitoxin system HicB family antitoxin, translating into MIKPKTPNSMEIAGQPAVINYVPELNAFRGKFLGLSGYCDFVSDSIQGLQQEGEISLQEYLADCHEAGIEPYAHPEKMKTFTLRYPESFGERLSSAAAEEQVSVNTWILETLNERLKQA; encoded by the coding sequence ATGATCAAACCTAAAACGCCAAACTCAATGGAGATTGCCGGCCAGCCTGCCGTTATCAATTACGTGCCTGAGCTCAATGCATTCCGCGGTAAGTTCCTCGGATTATCAGGATATTGCGATTTTGTTTCCGATAGTATTCAAGGGTTACAACAGGAGGGCGAGATATCATTACAGGAGTATCTCGCAGATTGTCATGAAGCGGGGATTGAGCCTTATGCTCACCCGGAAAAGATGAAAACCTTCACGCTGCGCTATCCTGAGTCATTTGGCGAGCGTCTTAGCTCCGCCGCTGCGGAGGAGCAGGTTTCCGTAAATACCTGGATCCTTGAGACGCTCAATGAACGTCTCAAACAGGCTTAA
- the nikR gene encoding nickel-responsive transcriptional regulator NikR: MQRVTLTLDDDLLAALDALSARRGYHNRSEAVRDILRDALNQDPPSPESRRGYAVLSYVYEHEKRELASRLVATQHHHHDLSVATLHVHISHDDCLEIAVLKGDMAEVQHFADDVIAQRGVRHGHLQCLADEN, translated from the coding sequence ATGCAGCGCGTAACCCTGACCCTTGATGATGATCTGCTGGCCGCCCTCGATGCGCTCAGCGCCCGCCGCGGCTACCACAACCGTTCGGAGGCGGTACGCGATATTCTGCGCGACGCCCTCAACCAGGATCCTCCGTCGCCGGAATCACGGCGCGGGTATGCCGTTCTGTCGTATGTGTATGAACATGAGAAACGCGAACTGGCGAGCCGGCTGGTGGCCACCCAGCATCATCATCACGATCTCTCCGTCGCCACGCTGCATGTGCATATCAGTCATGACGACTGCCTGGAGATTGCGGTGCTGAAAGGTGACATGGCCGAGGTACAGCATTTTGCCGACGACGTGATTGCCCAGCGCGGCGTGCGCCATGGGCATTTGCAGTGTTTAGCGGATGAAAATTAA
- the nikE gene encoding nickel import ATP-binding protein NikE has product MNLLSATGVNHDYPHHGRVLHEIQLAIAPGETVALLGRSGCGKSTLARMLVGLETPQHGDIAWRGTPLTALKGEAMGAFRRDIQLVFQDAFSAVNLRKTVREIVSEPLRHLLRLSREERARRVEEMLLAVDLAPSLLDKRPAQLSGGQLQRVCLARALAVRPQLLILDEAVSNLDLLLQAEIIALLKRLQAQFDTACLFITHDLRLVERFCQRVLVMEQGRIVETATVSLPLRLRSPAGQALQQAVLPPFPATLLNEAMPCSA; this is encoded by the coding sequence ATGAATCTACTCAGCGCTACCGGGGTGAACCACGATTACCCTCACCACGGCAGAGTCCTGCATGAGATACAACTCGCCATCGCCCCCGGCGAAACGGTGGCCCTGCTCGGACGCAGCGGTTGTGGGAAAAGCACTCTGGCACGGATGCTGGTGGGTCTGGAAACGCCGCAGCACGGCGATATTGCCTGGCGCGGCACGCCGCTGACCGCCCTCAAGGGCGAAGCCATGGGCGCCTTCCGCCGTGATATTCAGCTGGTGTTTCAGGATGCCTTCAGCGCGGTGAATCTGCGAAAAACGGTGCGCGAGATCGTCAGCGAGCCGCTGCGCCATCTGTTGCGCCTGTCGCGTGAGGAGCGTGCGCGGCGGGTGGAAGAGATGCTGCTGGCCGTCGACCTCGCGCCGTCGCTGCTCGATAAGCGCCCGGCGCAGCTCAGCGGCGGACAGCTGCAGCGCGTCTGCCTGGCACGTGCCCTGGCGGTGCGGCCGCAGCTGTTGATCCTGGATGAAGCAGTATCGAATCTTGATCTGCTGCTGCAGGCGGAGATTATCGCCCTGCTCAAACGCCTGCAGGCGCAGTTTGACACCGCCTGCCTGTTCATCACCCACGACCTGCGGCTGGTAGAGCGCTTTTGCCAGCGGGTGCTGGTGATGGAGCAGGGGCGCATCGTCGAAACCGCGACGGTCAGCTTACCGCTGCGCCTGCGCTCTCCTGCCGGACAAGCGCTCCAGCAGGCGGTGCTCCCCCCTTTTCCTGCCACTCTGCTTAACGAGGCCATGCCATGCAGCGCGTAA
- a CDS encoding nickel import ATP-binding protein NikD, with amino-acid sequence MPQKIQLEQISLAADRPLVSDVSFTLRRGQVLALLGSSGCGKSLTCAAALGLLPPGVRQTAGRVLLDGIPVYGEQLRGATIATIMQNPRSAFNPLQTMAAHARETCRAAGREANDTVLLAAMEEVGLDNPHVLLKRYPFEMSGGMLQRMMVALALLSRAPFIIADEPTTDLDAIAQARILDLLADIVARRGLGLLLVTHDMGVVARLAHHVTVMENGRLVEHCDVNTLFSAPRHPLSQRLLAAHLALYGLEKTA; translated from the coding sequence ATGCCGCAGAAGATCCAACTGGAACAGATCTCGCTTGCCGCCGACCGCCCGCTGGTCAGCGACGTCTCCTTCACCCTGCGCCGCGGGCAGGTGCTGGCGCTGCTCGGCAGCAGTGGCTGCGGAAAATCGCTGACCTGCGCCGCCGCGCTGGGCCTGCTGCCGCCCGGCGTCAGGCAGACCGCCGGCCGGGTGCTGCTCGACGGCATTCCGGTATACGGCGAACAGCTGCGCGGCGCGACCATCGCCACCATCATGCAGAATCCGCGCAGCGCCTTTAACCCGCTGCAGACCATGGCCGCCCACGCCCGGGAAACCTGCCGCGCGGCGGGGCGCGAAGCGAACGATACCGTGCTGCTGGCAGCGATGGAGGAGGTCGGCCTGGACAATCCGCACGTACTGCTGAAGCGCTACCCTTTTGAGATGAGCGGGGGCATGCTGCAGCGGATGATGGTCGCTCTCGCCCTGCTCAGCCGCGCGCCCTTTATCATCGCCGACGAGCCGACGACCGATCTCGATGCTATCGCCCAGGCGCGCATCCTCGATCTGCTGGCGGATATTGTCGCCAGACGCGGTCTGGGTCTGCTGCTGGTGACGCATGACATGGGCGTCGTGGCGCGGCTGGCGCATCATGTGACGGTCATGGAGAACGGTCGTCTCGTTGAACACTGCGATGTGAATACGCTATTTAGCGCCCCGCGGCACCCGCTGAGCCAGCGCCTGCTGGCCGCACATCTGGCGCTGTACGGGCTGGAGAAAACAGCATGA